A genomic stretch from Mycobacterium paraterrae includes:
- a CDS encoding acyltransferase family protein codes for MMTISPTRPADVSASPQVPSAAENRAGQYRHDLDGLRGIAIALVAMFHVWFGRVSGGVDVFLTLSGFFFGGKLLRAALNPNSSLSPVPEVVRLVRRLLPALVVVLAGCAVLTILIQPETRWETFADQSLASLGYYQNWELAATVADYLRAGESVSPLQHIWSMSVQGQFYITFLALVFGVAYLLRRRLGARLRTAFVILLAALATASFVYAIFAHQSNQAVAYYNSFARGWELLVGALVGALVPYIRWPMWLRTAAATAALAAVLSCGALIDGVRQFPGPWTLVPVGATVLFILAGANRAGGDSLPLPNRLMATRPLVRLGEMAYALYLWHWPLLIFWLAYTGHAHANVAEGTAVLLVSGVLAYLTNRYIEEPLRQRKPANTARETTAAAPWRTRLRRPTIVLGSMVGLMGVTLTATAFTWREHVNVERASGKELSALSSSDYPGARALIKHVRVPTLRMRPTVLEAQTDYPPSTRDGCISDFKNTDVIKCTYGDKDATRTIALAGGSHAEHWLTALDLLGRRHHFKITTYLKMGCALSTEKKPLVMGNNDPYPECAEWVPKAIDAVIADHPDFVFTTSTRPWNIKPGDVMPGTYVGIWQTFSDNNIPILAMRDTPWLVKDGQPFNPSDCLAKGGNATSCGIKRSEVLADRNPTLDWVEQFPMLKPLDMSDAVCRADICPAVEGNVLVYHDAHHLSATYMRTMTNELGRQLGPATGWW; via the coding sequence ATCATGACGATCTCCCCGACCCGCCCAGCCGACGTCAGCGCGTCGCCGCAGGTGCCATCCGCGGCGGAGAATCGGGCAGGGCAATACCGGCACGACCTCGACGGGCTGCGCGGCATCGCCATCGCGCTTGTCGCGATGTTCCACGTGTGGTTCGGCCGGGTGTCCGGCGGCGTCGACGTATTCCTGACGCTGTCCGGCTTCTTCTTCGGCGGCAAACTGCTGCGAGCCGCGCTCAACCCGAATTCGTCGCTGTCGCCGGTCCCTGAAGTGGTGCGGCTGGTGCGACGGCTGCTGCCGGCCCTGGTGGTGGTGCTGGCCGGGTGCGCGGTCTTGACGATCCTGATCCAGCCCGAGACACGCTGGGAGACGTTCGCCGATCAGAGCCTGGCCAGTCTCGGCTACTACCAGAACTGGGAACTCGCCGCCACGGTCGCCGACTACCTGCGCGCCGGCGAATCGGTCAGTCCCCTGCAGCACATCTGGTCGATGTCCGTGCAGGGCCAGTTCTACATCACGTTCCTCGCGCTGGTTTTCGGTGTCGCTTATCTGCTCCGACGCCGCCTCGGCGCGCGCCTGCGTACCGCATTCGTGATCCTGCTCGCCGCGTTGGCGACCGCATCGTTCGTGTATGCGATCTTCGCCCACCAGTCCAACCAGGCGGTGGCCTACTACAACAGCTTCGCCCGCGGGTGGGAACTGCTGGTGGGGGCATTGGTCGGCGCGCTGGTCCCCTACATCCGGTGGCCGATGTGGCTGCGCACCGCCGCCGCCACCGCCGCTCTGGCTGCCGTGCTGTCCTGCGGAGCGCTGATCGACGGCGTCCGACAGTTTCCCGGTCCGTGGACGCTGGTGCCGGTCGGTGCGACGGTGCTGTTCATCCTGGCCGGCGCCAACCGCGCCGGAGGCGACAGCCTGCCGTTGCCGAACCGGCTGATGGCCACCCGTCCGCTGGTGCGTCTCGGCGAGATGGCCTACGCGTTGTATCTCTGGCATTGGCCCCTGTTGATCTTCTGGCTGGCCTACACCGGCCACGCGCACGCCAACGTCGCCGAGGGCACAGCGGTGCTGCTGGTCTCTGGCGTACTGGCGTATCTGACCAACCGCTACATCGAAGAACCGCTACGTCAGCGCAAACCCGCGAATACCGCGCGCGAGACGACCGCCGCCGCGCCCTGGCGCACTCGGCTGCGCCGCCCCACGATCGTGCTGGGCTCGATGGTTGGACTGATGGGTGTGACGCTGACGGCTACGGCTTTCACGTGGCGCGAGCACGTCAACGTCGAACGCGCCAGCGGCAAGGAGCTGAGCGCGCTGAGTTCCAGCGACTACCCGGGCGCTCGGGCATTGATCAAACATGTGCGGGTGCCGACCCTGCGGATGCGGCCGACGGTGCTCGAAGCCCAAACCGACTATCCGCCGTCCACCCGTGACGGTTGCATCAGCGACTTCAAGAACACCGACGTGATCAAGTGCACCTACGGCGACAAGGACGCGACCCGAACGATCGCGCTGGCTGGCGGGTCGCATGCCGAGCACTGGCTCACCGCGCTGGACCTCCTGGGACGCCGCCACCATTTCAAGATCACCACGTATCTGAAGATGGGTTGCGCGCTGTCCACGGAAAAGAAGCCACTGGTAATGGGCAACAACGACCCCTACCCGGAGTGTGCCGAATGGGTGCCGAAGGCGATCGACGCGGTCATCGCCGATCACCCTGACTTCGTGTTCACCACCTCGACGCGGCCGTGGAACATCAAACCCGGCGACGTGATGCCCGGCACGTACGTCGGGATCTGGCAGACGTTCTCGGACAACAACATTCCAATCCTGGCCATGCGGGACACCCCGTGGCTGGTCAAGGACGGACAGCCGTTCAACCCCTCGGACTGTTTGGCCAAGGGCGGCAACGCGACGTCGTGCGGGATCAAGCGCTCCGAGGTGCTCGCGGACCGCAATCCGACCCTGGACTGGGTCGAGCAGTTTCCGATGCTCAAGCCGCTGGACATGAGCGACGCCGTGTGCCGCGCCGACATCTGCCCGGCCGTCGAGGGAAATGTGTTGGTATATCACGACGCTCATCACCTGTCGGCGACTTACATGCGCACGATGACCAACGAGCTCGGCCGTCAGCTCGGACCCGCGACCGGTTGGTGGTAA
- a CDS encoding adenosylmethionine--8-amino-7-oxononanoate transaminase, with amino-acid sequence MAAESPGLTPEQISAIDAAHLWHPYSTIGAEAVAPIVAIGARGAWLTLVRDGQQIQAIDAMSSWWTAVHGHGHPVLDAAMTRQLATMNHVMFGGLTHEPAARLAQLLVDITPDGLETVFFSDSGSVSIEVAAKMALQYWRSRGLPDKHRLMTWRGGYHGDTFTPMSVCDPDGGMHSLWTDVLAHQVFAPQVPRDYDQAYVAAFEAQLADHAAELAAVIVEPVVQGAGGMRFHDPRYLTDLREICQRHEVLLIFDEIATGFGRTGELFAADHAGVSPDIMCVGKALTGGYLSLAATLCTADIAHTISNGEAGALMHGPTFMANPLACAVSVAAVELLLGQDWHSTVAEIGAGLAAGLERAHALPGVTDVRVCGAIGVIECDRPVDLAITTPAALDRGVWLRPFRNLIYAMPPFICTPGEIAQVTSAMVEVAGLTGSRSL; translated from the coding sequence ATGGCCGCGGAGAGTCCCGGGCTCACACCGGAGCAGATCAGCGCGATCGACGCGGCCCATCTGTGGCACCCCTACAGCACGATCGGAGCTGAAGCGGTGGCTCCGATCGTCGCCATCGGCGCGCGTGGCGCGTGGCTCACGCTCGTCCGCGACGGCCAACAGATCCAGGCGATCGACGCAATGAGCTCTTGGTGGACGGCCGTGCACGGGCATGGTCATCCGGTACTGGACGCCGCAATGACCCGCCAGCTGGCCACCATGAACCACGTGATGTTCGGTGGACTCACCCACGAACCCGCGGCCCGGCTGGCTCAGCTCCTGGTCGACATCACCCCGGACGGTCTGGAGACCGTCTTTTTCAGCGATTCCGGTTCGGTGTCGATCGAGGTCGCGGCGAAGATGGCGCTGCAGTACTGGCGCAGCCGTGGCCTTCCCGACAAACACCGCCTGATGACCTGGCGCGGCGGATACCACGGCGACACCTTCACACCGATGAGCGTCTGCGACCCCGACGGCGGCATGCATTCGCTCTGGACTGACGTGCTGGCCCACCAGGTGTTCGCCCCCCAAGTGCCTCGCGACTACGACCAGGCGTATGTCGCCGCGTTCGAGGCGCAGTTGGCCGATCACGCCGCCGAACTTGCCGCCGTGATCGTCGAGCCGGTGGTCCAGGGCGCCGGCGGGATGCGCTTCCACGACCCGCGCTACCTGACCGACCTGCGCGAGATCTGCCAGCGGCATGAGGTGCTGCTGATTTTCGACGAAATCGCGACCGGGTTCGGGCGCACCGGCGAATTGTTCGCCGCCGACCACGCCGGGGTCAGCCCCGACATCATGTGCGTCGGCAAAGCGCTGACCGGTGGCTACCTCAGCCTGGCCGCCACCTTGTGCACCGCCGACATCGCGCACACGATCAGCAACGGCGAGGCCGGGGCGCTGATGCACGGGCCGACCTTCATGGCCAATCCTCTGGCTTGCGCGGTTTCGGTGGCCGCGGTGGAGTTGCTGCTCGGCCAGGACTGGCATTCAACGGTCGCCGAGATCGGCGCCGGCCTGGCCGCCGGCCTCGAGCGGGCCCACGCATTGCCAGGCGTGACCGATGTCCGGGTCTGCGGGGCCATCGGTGTCATCGAATGCGACCGTCCCGTCGACCTGGCGATCACTACCCCCGCAGCTCTGGACCGCGGTGTCTGGCTGCGGCCCTTCCGCAACCTGATCTACGCGATGCCGCCGTTCATCTGCACCCCCGGCGAAATCGCACAGGTCACGTCGGCCATGGTCGAGGTAGCCGGGCTGACCGGCTCTCGTAGTCTTTAG
- a CDS encoding 8-amino-7-oxononanoate synthase, protein MTQIETSPLAWLEAHAEQRRQAGLRRALRPRPAVATELDLASNDYLGLSQHGDVIEGGVDALRTWGAGATGSRLVTGNTSLHEELECSLADFVGAAAGLVFSSGYTANQGAVVGLSGPGSLLVSDALSHASLVDACRLSRARVVVTPHRDVAAVESALAARDEERAVVITESVFSTDGALAPLRELHDVCRRHRALLIVDEAHGLGVRGAGGRGLVHELGLAAAPDIVMTTTLSKAFGSQGGAVLGSVAVRDHLIDAARPFIFDTGLAPAAVGAALAALQVLQREPWRPGAVLRHAATLAQICDVSQMPQSAVVSVILGEPEVALAAATACLDAGVRVGCFRPPTVPAGTSRLRLTARASLDDDDLGLARAVLTDVLAAARR, encoded by the coding sequence ATGACGCAGATCGAGACTTCACCGCTGGCCTGGCTGGAGGCGCATGCCGAGCAGCGTCGGCAAGCCGGGCTGCGGCGCGCACTGCGGCCCCGCCCGGCGGTGGCCACCGAGCTCGACCTGGCGTCGAACGACTACCTCGGGTTGTCCCAGCACGGTGACGTGATCGAGGGCGGTGTCGACGCGCTGCGCACCTGGGGCGCCGGCGCGACGGGTTCACGCCTGGTGACCGGTAACACCTCGCTGCACGAGGAGCTGGAGTGCAGCCTTGCCGACTTCGTCGGCGCCGCGGCCGGTTTGGTGTTCTCCTCGGGCTACACCGCTAACCAGGGGGCCGTGGTGGGGCTCTCCGGTCCGGGCTCGCTGCTGGTGTCCGACGCGCTGTCGCACGCCTCGCTGGTCGACGCATGCCGGCTGTCGCGCGCACGGGTCGTGGTCACACCGCACCGCGACGTCGCCGCGGTCGAATCGGCACTGGCCGCGCGCGACGAGGAGCGGGCCGTCGTGATCACCGAGTCGGTGTTCTCCACCGACGGAGCGCTTGCCCCGCTCCGCGAACTGCACGACGTCTGTCGCCGGCACCGGGCACTGCTGATCGTCGACGAAGCTCACGGCTTGGGAGTCCGGGGCGCCGGAGGGCGCGGACTGGTGCACGAGCTCGGCTTGGCCGCCGCGCCCGACATCGTGATGACGACGACGCTTTCGAAGGCGTTCGGCAGTCAGGGCGGCGCCGTTCTCGGCTCGGTTGCGGTGCGCGATCACCTCATCGATGCCGCCCGGCCGTTCATCTTCGACACCGGGCTCGCGCCCGCGGCGGTGGGCGCGGCGCTAGCCGCGCTGCAGGTCCTCCAGCGCGAGCCGTGGCGACCCGGCGCCGTCCTGCGCCACGCCGCGACGCTGGCCCAGATCTGCGATGTCAGTCAGATGCCGCAGTCCGCCGTAGTGTCGGTGATCCTCGGCGAGCCCGAGGTCGCGCTGGCGGCCGCGACGGCATGCCTCGACGCCGGTGTCCGGGTGGGCTGTTTCCGTCCCCCCACGGTGCCCGCGGGCACGTCGCGGCTGCGCCTGACCGCGCGCGCGTCGCTGGACGACGACGATCTCGGGCTGGCCCGTGCGGTGCTGACCGACGTGCTGGCCGCGGCACGGCGTTGA
- the bioD gene encoding dethiobiotin synthase, producing the protein MTVLVVTGTGTGVGKTIATAALAAAARQAGIPVAVCKPVQTGTAVGDDDLAEVSRLTGVSKVVGLARYPEPMAPLAAAEQAGRALPSKSTVLKLIGAVDHPGQLTLVEGAGGLLVELAHGGVTLRDLAADLGAAVLVVTTAELGTLNHTALTVEALAAHHLSFAGLVIGNWPLPPGVIEASNRSALVRLGPLRAALPAGAGQLSPAEFTAMSAHAFDRDWVTSLLG; encoded by the coding sequence TTGACCGTCCTGGTCGTCACCGGGACGGGTACCGGGGTCGGCAAGACCATTGCCACGGCAGCGCTGGCGGCGGCCGCCCGCCAGGCTGGCATCCCCGTCGCGGTCTGCAAACCGGTGCAGACCGGAACCGCCGTCGGCGACGACGACCTCGCCGAGGTGAGTCGGCTGACCGGTGTGAGCAAGGTGGTCGGCTTGGCTCGCTATCCGGAGCCGATGGCGCCGCTCGCCGCCGCGGAACAAGCCGGGAGGGCGTTGCCCAGCAAATCCACCGTGCTCAAACTCATCGGCGCCGTCGATCACCCGGGGCAGCTGACCTTGGTCGAAGGCGCCGGCGGGCTGCTCGTCGAACTCGCTCATGGCGGCGTGACATTGCGAGATTTGGCCGCCGATCTGGGCGCTGCGGTCTTGGTGGTCACCACCGCCGAACTCGGCACTCTCAACCACACCGCGCTGACCGTGGAAGCGCTTGCCGCGCATCACCTTTCATTCGCCGGCTTGGTGATCGGGAATTGGCCGCTACCGCCTGGCGTCATCGAGGCGTCGAACCGTTCAGCGCTGGTGCGGCTCGGGCCGCTGCGCGCCGCCCTGCCCGCGGGCGCGGGACAACTGAGCCCCGCCGAGTTCACCGCGATGAGCGCGCACGCCTTCGACCGCGACTGGGTGACCAGTCTGCTCGGCTGA
- a CDS encoding 2'-5' RNA ligase family protein, whose protein sequence is MVHSVELLFDADTEARLRQVWDELDAADLPSRLPAGRPHVTVAVAERIAPDVDELLLSVARKLPVSCSVGAPVFFGQSNAVLARLIVPTAELLALHADVHRICGPFLLPGPLPRSLPGQWTAHVTLARRIERAQLGPVLRLAGQPPDIHGRLAALRRWDGTARVEYPIG, encoded by the coding sequence ATGGTCCACTCTGTCGAGCTGCTCTTCGACGCCGACACCGAGGCGAGGCTGCGTCAGGTCTGGGACGAGCTGGACGCAGCGGATCTACCCAGCCGACTTCCCGCCGGGCGCCCGCACGTCACCGTGGCCGTAGCCGAACGGATCGCCCCCGACGTCGACGAGTTATTGCTGTCAGTCGCACGGAAACTGCCCGTGTCGTGCAGCGTCGGGGCGCCGGTGTTTTTCGGTCAGTCGAACGCGGTACTCGCCCGCCTGATCGTGCCGACGGCAGAACTACTCGCACTGCACGCCGACGTCCACCGGATCTGCGGTCCGTTCTTGCTGCCCGGGCCGCTCCCGCGCAGCCTGCCCGGCCAATGGACCGCACACGTCACCCTGGCCCGCCGGATCGAACGTGCCCAACTCGGCCCGGTGCTTCGCCTGGCCGGTCAGCCGCCCGACATTCACGGCCGCCTGGCAGCGCTGCGGCGGTGGGACGGCACCGCCCGGGTCGAGTATCCGATCGGCTGA
- a CDS encoding cupin → MRSATSVDLDPTIPAPMTNVAEYGFEGRFEEWADDARLFEYSKAANPIGSGHAPQVPIVQFGPELYLDMPTGVTPLNLSEQLGIRDGLATSPALLANFVRIRPGEQVETNPNATSQLYYVLFGRGFAAMNGHLVRWEKGDFVTLPAGTHSVFYADADTVMYWVHDEPLLRYLGVDAVRPKFRPTKFRRADAVAKLEDIASRPGANDKSRVSVLLANENQEQTLTITHVLWAMFGVLPAGQVQRPHRHQSVALDLILDAPPAGCYTLLGTRLDERGDIVDPIRVDWQAGGAFTTPPGMWHAHYNETDTPAHLIPIQDAGLQTYLRSLDIKFTQRRDLVAG, encoded by the coding sequence ATGCGCAGTGCCACGTCTGTCGACTTGGACCCGACGATCCCAGCGCCGATGACCAACGTCGCCGAATACGGCTTCGAGGGGCGTTTCGAAGAGTGGGCCGACGACGCCCGCCTGTTCGAATACTCGAAGGCCGCCAACCCCATCGGCTCGGGACATGCCCCCCAGGTGCCGATCGTGCAATTCGGCCCGGAGCTCTATCTCGACATGCCGACCGGTGTGACGCCGCTGAACCTGTCCGAACAATTGGGCATCCGCGACGGGCTCGCTACCAGCCCCGCGCTGCTGGCGAACTTCGTGCGCATCCGTCCAGGCGAGCAAGTCGAGACCAACCCGAACGCCACGTCGCAGCTCTACTACGTGCTCTTCGGCCGCGGTTTCGCGGCGATGAACGGCCATTTGGTCAGGTGGGAGAAAGGCGACTTCGTCACCTTGCCCGCCGGAACTCACTCGGTGTTCTACGCCGACGCGGACACCGTCATGTACTGGGTGCACGACGAGCCGCTGCTGCGCTACCTCGGCGTGGACGCGGTCCGGCCTAAGTTCCGGCCGACCAAGTTTCGCCGGGCCGACGCCGTCGCCAAGCTCGAGGACATCGCGTCCCGTCCGGGCGCCAACGACAAGAGCCGGGTGAGCGTCTTGCTGGCCAACGAGAACCAGGAGCAGACCCTCACGATCACCCACGTGTTGTGGGCCATGTTCGGTGTGCTGCCCGCGGGGCAGGTGCAACGTCCCCACCGACACCAGTCGGTCGCGCTGGACCTCATTCTCGATGCCCCGCCCGCCGGTTGCTACACGCTGCTGGGCACCCGACTCGACGAACGCGGCGACATCGTCGACCCCATACGCGTGGACTGGCAGGCGGGTGGCGCCTTCACCACCCCACCAGGCATGTGGCACGCCCACTACAACGAGACCGACACACCGGCTCACCTGATCCCGATCCAGGACGCGGGCCTGCAGACCTATCTGCGCAGCCTGGACATCAAGTTCACGCAGCGCCGCGATCTGGTTGCCGGCTGA
- a CDS encoding GntR family transcriptional regulator, whose protein sequence is MARTAAGGKPAAKDRALEYVKNQVLTGAFPGGDLISEGEVAAALGMSRTPVREAFLRLEVEGLLRLYPQRGALVVPVSSDEARAVIEARLLLEQFAVTTVIERGPATRAAVFEKLSEQLQRQRDAIADSDWRAFVEADRAFHDAVLEESGNAILSDFYSSLRDRQMRMIGESLIADRQRTATILDEHQAIAEALRDGDLARTVRLVEDHLAGTLRSLGLTANR, encoded by the coding sequence GTGGCGAGGACGGCAGCCGGCGGTAAGCCCGCCGCCAAGGATCGCGCGCTGGAGTACGTCAAGAATCAGGTGCTGACGGGAGCTTTTCCCGGCGGAGATCTGATCAGTGAAGGAGAGGTCGCGGCCGCCCTCGGAATGTCCCGCACGCCCGTCCGCGAGGCGTTTCTGCGACTGGAGGTCGAGGGACTGCTTCGGCTGTATCCGCAGCGCGGTGCGCTCGTCGTGCCCGTTTCCTCCGATGAGGCCCGTGCCGTCATCGAAGCGAGACTCCTGTTGGAACAGTTCGCGGTCACCACCGTCATCGAGCGGGGCCCCGCGACGCGTGCAGCGGTCTTCGAGAAGCTGTCCGAGCAACTGCAACGGCAGCGCGATGCGATCGCCGACTCCGATTGGCGTGCGTTCGTCGAGGCCGACCGCGCCTTTCACGACGCGGTGTTGGAAGAATCGGGCAACGCGATCCTGTCGGACTTCTACTCCTCGTTGCGCGATCGTCAGATGCGCATGATCGGCGAATCACTGATCGCCGATCGGCAGCGAACCGCGACGATTCTGGACGAGCATCAAGCCATCGCCGAAGCGCTGCGCGACGGCGATCTGGCTCGCACGGTACGTCTTGTCGAAGACCACCTCGCCGGCACACTGCGTTCGCTCGGCTTGACCGCGAACCGTTGA
- the fdhD gene encoding formate dehydrogenase accessory sulfurtransferase FdhD, whose amino-acid sequence MGRVTARRPVRHVSAATTVQRPETVAVEEPLEIRVDGTPISVTMRTPGSDFELAQGFLLTEGVIGRRDDVETIRYCSGAGEDGLNTYNVLDITTAPSVPAPDVEVTRNFYTTSSCGVCGKASLDAVRLNSRYPVGDQVMQVSADVLTGMPDRLRAAQKVFAATGGLHGAALFEAGGLLLAAREDIGRHNAVDKVIGWALENDRLPLHGTVLLVSGRASFELTQKAVMAGIPVLAAVSAPSSLAVDLACESGLTLVAFLRGDSMNIYSRPDRVVD is encoded by the coding sequence ATGGGTCGGGTAACCGCACGTCGGCCGGTTCGGCACGTGAGCGCCGCGACCACCGTGCAACGTCCCGAGACGGTCGCCGTGGAGGAGCCTTTAGAGATCCGGGTCGACGGCACACCGATCAGCGTGACCATGCGCACGCCGGGATCGGATTTCGAGCTGGCCCAAGGGTTTTTGCTCACAGAAGGCGTGATCGGACGCCGCGACGACGTGGAAACCATCCGCTACTGCAGCGGTGCCGGAGAAGACGGACTCAACACCTACAACGTGCTTGACATCACCACCGCGCCAAGCGTCCCAGCGCCCGATGTGGAGGTGACGCGCAATTTCTACACCACCTCGTCGTGCGGAGTGTGCGGCAAGGCGTCACTCGACGCCGTGCGGCTCAACAGCCGTTACCCGGTGGGCGACCAGGTGATGCAGGTCAGCGCCGACGTGTTGACCGGCATGCCGGATCGCTTGCGGGCGGCGCAGAAGGTGTTCGCAGCTACCGGCGGTCTGCATGGTGCCGCGCTGTTCGAGGCCGGCGGCCTGCTGCTGGCCGCGCGTGAAGACATCGGTCGGCACAATGCGGTCGACAAGGTGATCGGCTGGGCGCTCGAGAACGACCGACTTCCACTGCACGGCACGGTGCTGCTGGTGAGCGGGCGGGCATCGTTCGAGTTGACCCAGAAAGCCGTCATGGCAGGCATACCGGTGCTGGCTGCCGTGTCCGCTCCGTCTTCGCTGGCCGTCGATCTCGCGTGCGAGTCGGGCCTGACGCTGGTCGCGTTTTTGCGGGGGGACTCGATGAACATTTATTCGCGACCGGACCGCGTCGTCGACTAG
- the budA gene encoding acetolactate decarboxylase has protein sequence MGALLDGVYDGDVTIRELLQHGDFGLGTFNGLDGEMLVLDGVCYQLRSDGSAHPAEPGQLTPFAVVTWFEPDRSFDVSEPVDRAALKCRIDESLPSANLIVAVRVTGDFSEIRTRTVTEQHRPYPPFAEATQDQREVIFRDVSGTLAGFRMPDYEQGVSVAGYHSHFVDAERRHGGHALDYLLARGRVEISVRSDLHLSLPRTPEFLAAEMNRPDADTQIRKTEG, from the coding sequence ATGGGCGCTCTGCTGGACGGTGTCTACGACGGCGACGTAACGATCCGAGAACTGTTGCAACACGGCGATTTCGGTTTGGGCACCTTCAACGGCCTGGACGGGGAGATGCTGGTGCTCGACGGCGTCTGCTATCAACTCCGCAGCGATGGAAGCGCACACCCGGCCGAACCCGGCCAGCTCACACCCTTCGCGGTCGTCACCTGGTTCGAACCCGACCGTTCGTTCGACGTCTCCGAGCCTGTCGACAGGGCGGCCCTTAAATGCCGGATCGACGAATCGCTGCCCAGCGCCAATTTGATTGTGGCCGTTCGGGTCACCGGTGATTTCAGCGAAATCCGTACCCGTACGGTGACCGAACAGCATCGGCCCTATCCGCCGTTCGCCGAGGCCACCCAGGACCAGCGGGAGGTGATCTTCCGAGACGTCAGCGGCACACTGGCCGGATTTCGGATGCCCGACTATGAGCAGGGCGTGTCGGTGGCGGGCTACCACTCGCATTTCGTCGACGCCGAGCGGCGCCACGGTGGTCACGCGCTCGATTATCTGCTGGCCCGCGGCCGCGTCGAGATCAGTGTGCGCTCCGACCTTCACCTGAGCCTGCCGCGCACGCCGGAATTCCTTGCCGCCGAAATGAACCGGCCCGACGCGGACACCCAGATCCGCAAGACCGAAGGGTAG
- the alsS gene encoding acetolactate synthase AlsS has translation MRSAQRVIETLTAYGVQYIFGVPGAKIDAVYDALLDGGPQLVVCRHEQNAAFMAAAVGRLTGTPGVALVTSGPGTTNLATGLITATTEQDPMIAICGAVQRSDRLKRTHQSMDAVAALRPFTKYTGEVNDPDNVPEAVANAIRSALTQPLGAAAVVLPADVLAAPTSAAIVEPTPVPTLGPAPDDRIMQAVKLIRAAHRPVLFVGVRVGEAAPSTALRQLLSAAELPVVETFQAAGVVSRELEDHFVGRVGLFRNQPGDVVIGHADVLVTIGFDPVEYDPRLWNSDPRRTLIHIDELPADIDNHYQPTLELRGDIAATLTELTQALSGLRLDDEVRVGVAAQRAALATIDDEARHRPQTETGVNPAALVLRIRDLLDDDATIACDVGSHYIYMARHFRVYQPRRLLFSDGQQTLGVALPWAMAAALVRPGTPVVSVSGDGGFLFSAQELETATRLGLTFTHVIMRDNSYDMVGFQEELKYGRSSGVRLGDYDITHYAAAFGANGIRVSDLAEFEKVFTRSLTEPGVTIIDVLVDYSRNTELFAELHHDVLE, from the coding sequence GTGCGTTCAGCCCAGCGAGTGATCGAAACGCTTACCGCATACGGTGTGCAATACATTTTCGGGGTGCCGGGCGCCAAGATCGACGCCGTCTACGACGCGCTGCTCGACGGCGGACCGCAGTTGGTGGTGTGCCGTCACGAGCAGAACGCGGCCTTCATGGCGGCCGCGGTAGGTCGACTCACCGGTACGCCCGGTGTCGCGCTTGTGACGTCCGGTCCGGGCACCACCAATCTGGCAACCGGCTTGATCACCGCCACCACCGAGCAAGACCCGATGATCGCGATCTGCGGCGCCGTCCAACGCTCCGACCGGCTCAAGCGCACCCACCAATCGATGGACGCTGTGGCCGCGCTCAGACCGTTCACCAAGTACACCGGCGAGGTCAACGATCCGGATAACGTGCCCGAAGCAGTTGCCAACGCCATCCGCAGCGCGCTCACCCAACCGCTTGGCGCGGCCGCCGTGGTCTTACCGGCGGATGTGCTGGCCGCACCGACGTCGGCCGCAATCGTCGAGCCGACACCGGTACCGACATTAGGCCCCGCACCCGACGATCGGATTATGCAGGCCGTCAAGCTGATTCGCGCCGCCCACCGGCCGGTTCTGTTCGTCGGCGTCCGCGTCGGTGAGGCCGCGCCGAGTACCGCATTGCGACAACTGCTGAGCGCCGCTGAATTACCGGTCGTCGAGACGTTCCAGGCGGCCGGGGTGGTGTCACGCGAACTCGAGGATCACTTCGTCGGGCGCGTCGGGCTGTTCCGCAATCAGCCCGGTGACGTCGTCATCGGCCACGCCGATGTCTTGGTGACGATCGGCTTCGACCCGGTGGAATACGACCCACGGCTGTGGAATTCGGATCCACGACGCACGCTGATCCATATCGACGAGCTGCCCGCCGACATCGACAACCACTACCAGCCCACGCTCGAATTGCGCGGAGACATCGCCGCGACGCTCACCGAACTGACTCAGGCGCTGAGCGGCCTGCGGCTCGACGACGAGGTGCGCGTCGGCGTCGCCGCCCAGCGGGCTGCACTGGCGACCATCGATGACGAGGCCCGGCATCGCCCGCAAACCGAGACGGGGGTCAATCCGGCCGCTCTCGTTCTACGCATCAGGGATCTTCTCGACGACGACGCCACGATCGCCTGCGACGTCGGCTCGCATTACATCTACATGGCCCGGCACTTTCGCGTCTATCAGCCCCGGCGGCTGTTGTTCTCCGACGGCCAACAGACGCTCGGGGTCGCGTTGCCGTGGGCGATGGCCGCGGCGTTGGTCCGGCCCGGCACCCCGGTCGTGTCGGTGTCCGGCGACGGCGGATTCCTCTTCAGCGCACAGGAATTGGAGACCGCGACGCGGCTGGGTCTGACCTTCACCCACGTCATCATGCGCGACAACTCCTACGACATGGTCGGCTTCCAGGAAGAGCTGAAATACGGTCGCTCATCGGGCGTGCGGTTGGGCGATTACGACATCACCCACTACGCGGCGGCGTTCGGGGCCAACGGCATTCGGGTCAGCGATCTGGCCGAGTTCGAGAAGGTGTTCACCCGCTCGCTCACCGAACCAGGTGTAACCATCATCGACGTGTTGGTCGACTACAGCCGCAACACCGAGCTGTTCGCCGAGCTACACCACGACGTGCTGGAGTAG